Proteins found in one Nostoc sp. NIES-3756 genomic segment:
- a CDS encoding O-antigen ligase family protein: MTINWGSNLKLAFYHPKSDCQFSWNCFQLGLLFFPLTPFVGFVSIMLATLVTWVRQYRSIISRRINWGFGLLSFLLFVSACFANDKTAAFVGLFNLLPFFLLFTGLGYLIQTTAQLRQIAWILVIGSVPMVIMGFGQLFFGWNLQLQVLWILLDWTIAPGGTPPGRMAALFMHANIFAAYLALAFTLSFALLLEQWQERRQEAEFNTHLPALPIIFLSISAIADFTALILTNSRNGWAIAIIACLAFAFYQGWRLLVGGVAALVTSVLLAAFAPSPIAQVFRKVVPGFFWARLNDEMYPDRPVALMRKTQWQFAWSLTQQRPWTGWGLRNFTDLYKAQMNIDLGHPHNLFLMLSAETGLPSALLFFGLLSWILFAGFQLIGKSSYIANKNKLIFFSYIVVFGEWLLFNTVDVTLFDFRVNTLSWIVMAAIVGNIYYYNHPKKDLN; the protein is encoded by the coding sequence ATGACTATTAACTGGGGTTCTAACTTGAAGTTAGCTTTTTACCATCCCAAATCTGACTGCCAATTTTCTTGGAATTGCTTTCAATTGGGACTATTATTTTTTCCACTTACACCTTTTGTGGGATTTGTAAGCATTATGCTTGCAACCTTAGTAACTTGGGTACGCCAATACCGCAGCATTATTAGCCGCCGCATCAATTGGGGATTTGGGTTACTAAGTTTTTTATTGTTTGTTTCCGCCTGCTTTGCCAATGACAAAACCGCAGCTTTTGTCGGCTTGTTTAACTTACTCCCATTTTTCCTATTATTTACAGGTTTAGGTTATCTAATTCAAACAACTGCTCAATTACGCCAAATAGCTTGGATTTTAGTCATTGGTTCCGTACCAATGGTAATTATGGGCTTTGGGCAGTTGTTCTTTGGTTGGAACTTGCAACTACAAGTTTTGTGGATTTTATTAGACTGGACGATCGCACCTGGCGGAACCCCTCCAGGACGTATGGCAGCTCTATTTATGCACGCTAACATTTTTGCCGCTTATTTAGCGCTCGCCTTCACCCTCAGCTTTGCATTACTGCTGGAACAATGGCAAGAAAGGAGGCAGGAGGCAGAATTTAATACTCATCTTCCCGCACTTCCCATAATCTTCCTCTCAATCTCAGCCATTGCTGACTTTACAGCTTTGATTTTGACTAACTCACGCAATGGGTGGGCGATCGCAATTATTGCTTGTTTGGCTTTTGCATTTTATCAAGGTTGGCGTTTACTAGTCGGTGGTGTTGCGGCTCTAGTCACAAGCGTTTTATTAGCAGCTTTTGCTCCCTCTCCAATTGCTCAAGTTTTCCGTAAGGTAGTTCCTGGATTCTTTTGGGCAAGATTAAACGATGAAATGTATCCCGATAGACCTGTTGCCTTAATGCGAAAAACTCAGTGGCAGTTTGCTTGGTCTTTAACTCAACAACGTCCCTGGACAGGGTGGGGATTGCGTAATTTTACAGACCTTTACAAAGCTCAAATGAATATAGACTTGGGGCATCCGCATAATTTATTTTTAATGCTATCTGCTGAAACCGGATTGCCGAGTGCTTTACTATTTTTTGGACTACTTAGTTGGATATTATTTGCTGGTTTTCAACTGATAGGTAAATCAAGCTATATAGCTAATAAAAATAAATTAATTTTTTTCAGTTATATCGTTGTTTTTGGAGAGTGGCTGTTATTTAACACTGTTGATGTAACTTTGTTTGACTTTAGAGTGAATACTTTATCTTGGATAGTAATGGCAGCTATTGTTGGAAATATATATTATTATAATCATCCAAAAAAAGACTTAAATTAG
- a CDS encoding DUF3598 family protein, translated as MSSQWERLLKNLGEWQGSFTQYSPQGQLLNDIPTVVSLEGLNNNQTVRQIIRQESTEKVLEYSSLARSVLFFENGAFSQGSIQLGPFSEFGAELGLIYENRRLRLVQLFDKNGQLDQVTLIREHLAGTEVIENPPLQLDDLLGEWQGEATTIYPDWRSPDTISTNLKLQLDDSGRLIQTLNFAGRTIATTATIKGSVILFDQDPQKQIQVLLLPNGASATSPLKVQVRQSFILEVGWLIQPNLRQRMVRSYDDKGEWVSLTLVTEQRVVRE; from the coding sequence ATGTCATCTCAGTGGGAACGGTTATTAAAGAATCTGGGTGAGTGGCAAGGTTCATTCACCCAATATTCACCCCAAGGTCAACTTTTAAATGATATTCCGACCGTTGTTTCTTTAGAAGGGTTAAATAACAATCAGACAGTCCGGCAGATTATTCGTCAAGAAAGTACAGAAAAGGTTCTAGAGTATAGCTCTTTGGCAAGAAGTGTCTTATTTTTTGAAAATGGGGCTTTTTCTCAAGGTTCTATTCAGTTAGGGCCGTTTTCAGAATTTGGTGCAGAACTGGGTTTAATTTATGAAAATCGCCGCCTGCGCTTGGTGCAGTTATTTGATAAAAATGGTCAACTAGACCAAGTTACTTTAATTCGTGAACATTTAGCAGGTACAGAAGTAATAGAAAATCCACCACTACAACTAGATGATTTATTAGGCGAGTGGCAAGGTGAAGCGACAACAATCTATCCTGATTGGCGATCGCCTGATACTATTTCTACAAACCTTAAATTACAGCTAGATGATAGTGGGCGCTTAATTCAAACCTTGAATTTTGCCGGACGCACTATAGCCACAACCGCTACTATTAAAGGCTCAGTTATCCTCTTTGATCAAGACCCACAAAAACAAATACAAGTATTATTATTACCTAACGGTGCTTCTGCAACATCTCCCCTAAAAGTCCAAGTACGTCAAAGCTTTATTTTAGAAGTCGGTTGGTTAATTCAACCAAACTTACGCCAACGCATGGTTCGTAGCTACGACGATAAAGGCGAATGGGTAAGCCTAACTTTAGTAACCGAACAACGAGTTGTTAGGGAATAG
- a CDS encoding glycosyltransferase family 2 protein, with translation MFSIYILTYNEELDIAACIESAMLSDDIIVVDSCSSDRTVEIASRYPIRVVQHAFESHGRQRTWMLESIPPKHEWVYILEADERMTPELFAECEQALKSSEYIGYYVAERVMFMNHWIRYSTQYPRYQMRLFRHGKVWFTDYGHTEREVCEGATSFLKETYPHYTCSKGLSRWIEKHNRYSTDEAKETLYQLDKGKVEWRDLFFGNSEVARRRALKDLSLRLPARPLLRFLYMYFLLGGCLDGRAGLAWCTLQAFYEYLILLKAWEMKYLPTPSLDSPISLSKDSNQEAQKEGLGSSN, from the coding sequence ATGTTTTCTATCTATATACTGACTTATAACGAAGAATTAGATATTGCAGCTTGTATAGAATCAGCGATGTTATCGGATGATATTATCGTTGTCGATTCATGTAGTAGCGATCGCACTGTAGAAATTGCCAGTCGCTATCCCATTCGTGTTGTGCAGCACGCCTTTGAAAGTCATGGTCGTCAACGTACTTGGATGTTGGAGTCCATTCCCCCGAAACACGAATGGGTATACATCCTCGAAGCTGACGAACGGATGACACCAGAATTGTTTGCTGAGTGCGAACAAGCATTAAAAAGTTCTGAATACATAGGTTACTATGTGGCGGAACGTGTTATGTTTATGAATCACTGGATTCGCTACAGCACTCAATATCCCCGTTATCAGATGCGTCTGTTCCGTCACGGTAAGGTGTGGTTCACTGATTATGGGCATACGGAACGTGAAGTATGTGAAGGGGCTACCAGCTTTTTAAAAGAAACCTATCCTCACTATACTTGCAGTAAAGGTTTGAGCCGTTGGATAGAAAAACATAACCGTTATTCTACTGATGAAGCTAAGGAAACTTTGTATCAGTTAGATAAAGGCAAAGTTGAGTGGCGTGATTTATTCTTTGGTAATTCGGAAGTCGCCAGACGACGTGCTTTAAAAGACCTGTCTTTACGGCTACCCGCCAGACCTTTGTTACGTTTTTTGTATATGTACTTCCTGTTAGGCGGTTGTCTAGATGGACGTGCAGGATTGGCATGGTGTACATTACAGGCTTTTTATGAGTACCTAATTTTGTTGAAAGCCTGGGAAATGAAGTATTTACCTACTCCAAGTTTAGACTCACCAATAAGTTTGAGTAAAGACAGCAACCAAGAAGCTCAAAAAGAGGGTTTAGGGTCTAGCAACTAG
- a CDS encoding DUF502 domain-containing protein, with product MSTNNESSTILKKENRGLGIDRLKQDLKNDLIAGLLVVIPLATTIWLTITIASWVIDFLTQVPKQLNPFDGLHPILVNLLNLGVGLAVPLLSILVIGLMARNIAGRWLLDFGERLLQAIPLAGQVYKTLKQLLETLLKDSNGKFRRVILVEYPRRGIWAIAFVTGVMSTEIQSQMSRPMLSVFIPTTPNPTTGWYAVVPEDEVVNLSMSVEDAFKVIVSGGIVAPNTPLPPLELVQEGRGRGK from the coding sequence ATGAGTACCAATAACGAAAGTTCCACTATCCTAAAAAAAGAGAATAGAGGCTTGGGAATAGACCGCTTAAAGCAGGACTTAAAGAACGACCTGATTGCAGGCTTGTTAGTAGTGATTCCCCTAGCAACCACTATCTGGTTAACGATTACTATTGCGAGTTGGGTAATTGACTTCCTCACCCAAGTCCCTAAACAACTAAATCCATTTGATGGGCTACATCCCATATTAGTAAACCTACTGAATTTAGGAGTGGGATTAGCTGTACCACTACTAAGCATTTTAGTAATTGGGTTGATGGCTCGGAATATTGCTGGACGTTGGTTGTTGGACTTTGGTGAACGATTATTGCAGGCAATTCCCTTAGCTGGGCAGGTGTATAAAACCTTAAAACAGCTTTTGGAAACACTACTCAAAGATTCCAATGGTAAGTTTCGCAGAGTCATCTTAGTAGAATATCCCCGTCGAGGAATTTGGGCGATCGCCTTCGTTACAGGTGTGATGAGTACGGAAATTCAGTCTCAAATGTCTCGACCGATGTTAAGTGTATTTATTCCTACCACACCAAACCCTACCACAGGCTGGTACGCAGTAGTCCCAGAAGACGAAGTAGTTAATCTTTCAATGTCTGTAGAAGATGCCTTCAAGGTTATAGTTTCTGGTGGAATTGTAGCACCTAATACCCCTTTACCTCCCCTAGAGCTAGTTCAAGAAGGCAGGGGTAGGGGGAAATGA
- the ftsY gene encoding signal recognition particle-docking protein FtsY yields MVFNWFRRQQDDSAQTPPETKEQETPQVTESQPEPDATVADSTTDLLAFAKAAYKNIQEKQKSQEVESQPELATTEQEITATAEIENIPELLDTTVTEVTENIENPEVEAVAEETQEVAATTQQEVESEPEIVESVAAAEATPPPTLSFLERAAAEREARQERLIASAIEIPEPEVVQPAATTQETAPELEGLSFDEGFVWSAEVLAAQGRRAEDISIEEITWLKKLRQGLDKTRRNILNQLKAIVGQGPLNQAAVAEIESLLLQADVGVEATDHIIGSLQKKLREEVTPPEEAIAYLKQILRDMLDSPLKTTHKASFAPDKDSLNIWLITGVNGAGKTTTIGKLSHLANKSGYRCLIGAADTFRAAAVEQVKVWGQRSGVEVIANPGKNTDPAAVVFDAIAAAQSRNTELLLVDTAGRLQNKKNLMDELSKIRRIIDKKAPDAKIESLLVLDATLGQNGLRQAEIFSQAAQLSGVVLTKLDGTAKGGVALAVVQQLGLPIRFIGAGEGIEDLRPFSSYEFVEALLSG; encoded by the coding sequence ATGGTTTTTAATTGGTTCCGTCGTCAACAAGACGATTCCGCGCAAACTCCCCCGGAGACAAAAGAACAAGAAACACCCCAGGTAACAGAATCTCAGCCAGAGCCAGATGCTACTGTAGCAGACTCAACAACGGATTTGTTGGCGTTTGCGAAAGCTGCTTACAAAAATATTCAAGAAAAACAAAAATCTCAAGAAGTAGAATCTCAACCTGAATTAGCAACTACTGAACAAGAAATAACTGCAACTGCTGAGATAGAGAATATACCAGAATTACTAGATACTACTGTTACTGAGGTAACAGAAAATATTGAAAATCCAGAAGTGGAAGCAGTTGCTGAAGAAACACAGGAAGTAGCAGCGACTACACAACAAGAAGTAGAAAGTGAGCCAGAAATAGTAGAGTCTGTAGCGGCAGCAGAAGCAACGCCACCGCCTACATTATCCTTCCTAGAACGAGCAGCCGCAGAAAGAGAAGCTAGGCAAGAAAGACTTATCGCCAGTGCTATTGAAATACCAGAACCCGAAGTAGTACAGCCAGCTGCTACCACACAGGAAACAGCCCCAGAACTTGAGGGATTATCTTTTGATGAAGGGTTTGTTTGGTCGGCAGAAGTATTGGCGGCGCAGGGTAGACGGGCAGAAGATATATCTATTGAAGAAATTACTTGGCTAAAGAAACTACGTCAGGGATTAGATAAAACGCGCCGGAATATCCTTAACCAACTCAAGGCAATTGTTGGGCAAGGGCCTCTCAACCAAGCGGCTGTAGCGGAAATTGAATCTTTACTCTTGCAAGCCGATGTGGGTGTAGAAGCAACGGATCACATTATTGGTTCCCTCCAGAAAAAACTACGGGAAGAAGTCACTCCACCCGAAGAAGCGATCGCTTACCTAAAACAAATCTTGCGGGATATGTTGGATTCACCCCTCAAGACAACCCACAAAGCCAGTTTTGCTCCAGACAAAGACAGCTTAAATATTTGGTTAATTACAGGAGTCAATGGTGCAGGTAAAACGACCACCATCGGCAAACTATCACATTTAGCAAATAAATCAGGTTATCGTTGCTTGATTGGTGCGGCAGATACCTTCCGAGCGGCAGCTGTAGAACAGGTCAAAGTTTGGGGTCAAAGAAGCGGTGTAGAAGTAATTGCCAATCCTGGAAAAAATACAGACCCAGCAGCAGTAGTCTTTGATGCGATCGCCGCAGCCCAATCACGAAATACCGAATTATTACTCGTAGATACAGCCGGGCGATTGCAAAACAAGAAAAATTTAATGGATGAATTGAGTAAAATCCGCAGAATCATCGACAAAAAAGCCCCTGATGCCAAAATAGAGTCGCTTTTGGTCTTAGATGCTACTCTTGGTCAAAACGGATTACGACAAGCAGAAATCTTCTCTCAAGCGGCTCAACTCAGTGGCGTAGTATTAACCAAGCTAGATGGTACAGCCAAAGGCGGCGTTGCTTTGGCTGTGGTACAGCAACTCGGTTTACCCATCCGCTTTATTGGTGCAGGCGAGGGTATTGAAGATTTACGTCCCTTCTCTAGCTACGAGTTTGTTGAAGCTCTTTTGAGTGGCTGA
- a CDS encoding YaaW family protein, with amino-acid sequence MDELRAALELATEEELQDLTAILFSRKFNPLDYVQTPEPIEIQSQSREAWLDSLENRFRFLAADGVTVLRGKTNQVTYRQALIQVCKYLKIPYSQDLTTIDLEAEVFLHLLGQVWKKLPEKEKQKLATQVQRQLVKSEVKEPLPLLLQPDPLGLLLKGGSALAVTSLVKPFVLQQIARQFAIHFATYQVTKDALIQGSQAATTQFQSYVALQMARQGMTVNAARYGTVRGLFAFVGPVMWAWFFADLGWRTIATNYGRIIPTIFALAQIRLTRAECWELA; translated from the coding sequence TTGGATGAACTGAGGGCGGCGTTAGAGTTAGCAACTGAAGAAGAATTGCAGGACTTAACAGCAATTTTGTTTAGTCGTAAGTTCAATCCCCTCGATTATGTTCAGACACCTGAACCTATCGAAATTCAAAGCCAAAGTAGAGAAGCTTGGCTAGATTCACTAGAAAATCGCTTTCGGTTTTTAGCCGCCGATGGAGTGACGGTATTACGAGGAAAGACAAACCAAGTAACTTATCGTCAAGCATTAATTCAAGTCTGTAAGTATCTAAAAATTCCTTACTCTCAAGATTTAACAACAATTGATTTAGAAGCAGAAGTATTTTTACATCTGCTAGGGCAAGTTTGGAAAAAATTACCGGAAAAAGAAAAACAAAAATTGGCTACGCAAGTGCAACGTCAGCTTGTGAAATCAGAGGTAAAAGAACCTTTGCCTCTGTTGTTGCAACCTGATCCCTTGGGTTTGCTTTTAAAAGGTGGTAGCGCCTTAGCTGTTACATCCCTTGTTAAGCCATTTGTATTACAACAAATTGCCCGACAATTTGCTATCCACTTTGCGACTTACCAAGTAACTAAAGACGCACTCATTCAAGGCTCACAAGCAGCGACAACACAGTTTCAAAGCTATGTTGCATTGCAAATGGCGCGTCAGGGTATGACTGTAAACGCAGCCCGTTATGGGACAGTTCGCGGCCTCTTTGCCTTTGTTGGCCCGGTTATGTGGGCTTGGTTTTTCGCCGATTTAGGCTGGAGAACCATCGCTACAAACTACGGTCGCATCATCCCTACTATTTTTGCTCTAGCACAAATCCGTCTTACCCGTGCTGAATGTTGGGAATTGGCTTGA
- a CDS encoding NAD(P)/FAD-dependent oxidoreductase, translating to MNDVVIIGAGIAGLVCAQQLSQAGYSVLVVEKSRGLGGRVATRRLHGTWADHGACYLKPKGELFTSFVELLCDRHILATWNELQPNATPRYVAPAGMSAIAKFLAQNINILLNQRVTEINLTPEKSWRLTLESSNEELTAKALVIAIPAPQATMLLNSLGEDVLGKEFLTNLSAVEFYPCISAIAGVPPSSHPLPTWKAHTFVDDVVLGWIGLDSSKRPQTQQSVFVLQSSANFAQLHLEASDLQPVGHKMLKYAAQALELPWLETPEWLQVHRWRYAFPRNPWQHQVLAAQAELPLVCCGDWCGGNLVEGAMLSGLAASVEINNVLNQLVLPEENFLKVFI from the coding sequence ATGAATGACGTTGTAATTATCGGTGCAGGTATCGCTGGCTTGGTTTGCGCCCAACAGTTAAGTCAAGCTGGATATTCGGTTTTAGTTGTGGAAAAGTCCCGTGGTTTAGGCGGACGAGTGGCTACTCGGCGTTTACACGGAACTTGGGCAGATCATGGAGCCTGCTATTTAAAGCCTAAAGGTGAATTATTTACTAGTTTTGTAGAATTATTATGCGATCGCCATATTTTAGCAACCTGGAATGAACTCCAGCCCAACGCCACACCACGTTATGTTGCGCCTGCGGGAATGAGTGCGATCGCTAAATTTCTGGCGCAAAATATTAATATTCTGCTAAATCAGCGTGTTACAGAAATTAACTTAACACCGGAAAAAAGCTGGCGTTTAACTTTAGAATCTAGCAATGAAGAATTAACTGCCAAAGCTTTAGTTATTGCTATTCCTGCACCTCAAGCAACGATGTTATTAAATTCGTTGGGGGAGGATGTGTTAGGTAAAGAATTTCTGACAAATTTGAGTGCTGTAGAATTTTATCCTTGTATTAGTGCGATCGCGGGAGTACCTCCTTCATCTCATCCCTTACCAACCTGGAAAGCTCATACCTTTGTCGATGATGTTGTTTTGGGATGGATTGGTTTAGATAGTAGCAAGCGTCCTCAAACTCAACAATCAGTATTTGTTTTGCAAAGTAGCGCCAATTTTGCCCAACTGCATCTAGAGGCTTCAGATTTACAACCTGTAGGTCACAAGATGTTGAAGTATGCAGCCCAGGCTCTAGAACTTCCTTGGCTAGAAACACCAGAATGGTTACAAGTACACCGTTGGCGCTACGCCTTCCCTCGTAACCCTTGGCAACATCAAGTTTTAGCCGCACAAGCTGAACTACCTTTAGTCTGTTGTGGTGACTGGTGTGGCGGCAATCTCGTAGAAGGAGCAATGCTTTCTGGACTAGCCGCATCTGTAGAGATTAATAATGTTTTGAATCAGCTAGTTCTACCAGAGGAAAACTTTCTCAAAGTGTTTATCTAA
- the nusB gene encoding transcription antitermination factor NusB, with amino-acid sequence MQDRKPQQIARELALLSLSQLPLNPKKLTEEHLPKLVLATVRTLRAEVQDTLDNAAAELQRSNDRLLTSQTRAADLNTARNMLQEAIGYTQTAINQLGAAVEFPELIQLANQDKEVGRYAIKLVKIVSEERTAIDEQITAALVDWQVTRLAQIDRDILRIAVAEMRFFNLPDSVAINEAVELAKRYSGDEGHRFINGVLRRVTDQKKALSV; translated from the coding sequence ATGCAAGACCGTAAACCCCAGCAAATCGCGCGTGAACTGGCTCTTTTAAGCTTGAGCCAGTTACCATTAAACCCTAAAAAGTTAACAGAAGAACACCTGCCCAAGCTAGTATTAGCCACAGTACGTACTTTAAGAGCAGAAGTACAGGATACATTAGACAACGCGGCGGCAGAATTGCAACGGAGTAACGATCGCCTTTTAACTAGTCAAACACGGGCTGCTGATTTGAATACTGCTCGAAATATGCTACAAGAAGCGATTGGTTATACACAAACAGCCATCAATCAGCTAGGCGCAGCCGTTGAATTTCCCGAACTAATACAGCTAGCAAATCAGGATAAAGAAGTTGGTAGATATGCTATCAAACTTGTCAAAATAGTCAGCGAAGAACGTACCGCCATTGATGAGCAAATCACCGCAGCCCTAGTAGATTGGCAAGTTACTCGTTTAGCTCAAATCGACCGTGATATCCTCCGTATCGCCGTAGCAGAAATGAGGTTCTTTAATCTGCCTGATAGCGTAGCCATAAACGAAGCTGTAGAGTTGGCTAAACGCTACAGTGGTGACGAAGGTCATCGTTTTATTAACGGTGTATTGCGCCGAGTCACTGACCAGAAAAAGGCATTGAGTGTTTAG
- a CDS encoding PP2C family protein-serine/threonine phosphatase gives MPQFPSQPTDNNNSATTDVTPVVALKELVARLHREQNKIQDLLSSLGFALRSFNNLNQFLELIPLMATRVTDADGSALFLYKPNGQVRLEQLHWQDSRQRKNIRKALETASSQITLLPNSAPLATATGMLDDQMHRYLGPDVQIFGTAILAKHTERGWLYVLSRDPEYSWTETRQKLVRLVADQTAVAIENDELAVELKKKERLDQELEIGAEIQRRLLPRQCPYIPGASVAARCRPANRVGGDYYDFIPTSHSQIYPHNIVHEDSGRWGLVIGDVMGKGVPAGLIMTMMRGMLRGEVLHGNSPAGILQNLNRVMYADLENSHRFITLFYSEYNPQKRILSYSNAAHNPPLWWHAATKTVTRLDTLGMLIGLDANSQYEDAQVQLEPGDTVVYYTDGLTDAAAASGDRFDEENFVTAFNTACRYCNGPEEVVDYLFDQVQQFIGDDRQNNDDMTLVVLQIE, from the coding sequence GTGCCTCAATTTCCTTCCCAACCCACGGACAACAATAACAGTGCTACGACAGATGTCACACCAGTTGTAGCGCTCAAAGAACTCGTGGCAAGATTGCACAGGGAACAGAACAAAATTCAAGATTTGCTGAGTTCTCTAGGATTTGCTCTCAGAAGCTTCAATAATTTGAATCAGTTTTTGGAACTGATTCCTTTAATGGCAACAAGAGTTACAGATGCCGATGGTAGCGCTCTTTTTCTCTACAAACCTAATGGTCAGGTTAGATTAGAACAACTACACTGGCAAGACAGCCGCCAGCGCAAAAACATCCGCAAAGCCTTAGAAACAGCTAGCAGTCAAATCACACTTCTGCCCAATAGTGCGCCTCTAGCGACTGCCACAGGCATGTTAGACGACCAGATGCACCGTTACCTGGGGCCGGATGTGCAAATCTTCGGTACGGCAATTTTGGCGAAACATACAGAACGGGGTTGGTTGTATGTATTGAGCCGTGATCCTGAATATAGTTGGACGGAGACTCGACAAAAGTTAGTGCGGTTAGTAGCAGACCAAACCGCAGTTGCGATTGAAAACGACGAACTAGCCGTAGAACTGAAAAAGAAAGAACGCCTAGACCAAGAACTAGAAATTGGGGCGGAGATTCAAAGGCGGTTGTTACCCCGTCAATGCCCTTACATTCCTGGTGCTAGCGTAGCAGCACGCTGTAGACCTGCCAATCGTGTGGGCGGAGATTACTATGATTTTATTCCCACCAGCCATAGTCAAATCTATCCACACAACATAGTCCATGAAGATTCTGGCCGTTGGGGTTTGGTGATAGGCGATGTAATGGGTAAAGGCGTACCGGCAGGGTTAATTATGACCATGATGCGGGGAATGCTGAGGGGAGAAGTTTTACACGGTAACTCGCCAGCAGGGATTTTACAGAACCTCAACCGAGTCATGTATGCTGACTTGGAAAATTCTCACCGCTTCATCACGCTATTTTATTCAGAATATAATCCTCAAAAACGTATATTATCTTATAGCAATGCAGCCCATAATCCCCCTTTGTGGTGGCACGCAGCCACAAAAACTGTTACCCGCTTAGATACGTTAGGGATGTTAATTGGGTTGGATGCTAACAGTCAATATGAAGACGCTCAGGTACAGTTAGAACCAGGAGATACAGTAGTTTATTATACAGATGGTTTGACTGATGCGGCTGCGGCTAGTGGCGATCGCTTCGATGAGGAAAACTTTGTTACCGCTTTTAATACCGCCTGCCGATACTGTAACGGCCCAGAAGAAGTAGTAGATTACCTATTCGACCAAGTTCAACAATTCATTGGTGATGACAGACAAAATAATGATGATATGACATTAGTTGTCTTACAAATTGAATAG
- a CDS encoding cell division protein FtsX, translated as MFKFLTKLDYLLKETFLGLLRGGWMNWAAVSTVTVLLFLFGLSLQTSWQVEKLLNQFGSQLEVSVYLESGISAPTLEPFVAQVPDVVGMQVITKEQAWTKLVKELGISDIEGATQQLGENPLVDEIKVKARNSQAVPVLATQLAKLQGVETVQYVDEAVKRIAQLHRGLNWITLTITIILTLTAIAVTTTTIRLIVLARRREIEIMQLVGATTAWIYLPFILQGVTFGLLGGAIAWSFISLIQQFIGKLLTNQPEFIQFITNGLQLTSAQILLLPLILLGFGATVGLMGSLFAVRRFARS; from the coding sequence GTGTTTAAATTTCTCACAAAACTTGACTATTTACTGAAAGAAACCTTTCTGGGTTTGCTGCGTGGTGGCTGGATGAATTGGGCTGCTGTCAGTACTGTTACGGTCTTACTATTCTTATTTGGCTTGAGTTTGCAAACTTCTTGGCAAGTAGAAAAACTTCTCAATCAATTTGGTAGTCAATTAGAAGTATCCGTCTATCTTGAGTCTGGTATATCAGCGCCTACTCTTGAACCATTTGTGGCGCAAGTGCCAGATGTGGTAGGAATGCAAGTTATTACTAAAGAACAGGCCTGGACTAAATTAGTTAAAGAATTAGGAATTTCTGATATTGAAGGAGCGACTCAACAACTTGGGGAAAATCCTTTAGTTGATGAGATAAAGGTTAAAGCGCGTAACTCTCAGGCTGTACCAGTTTTAGCAACTCAATTAGCTAAGTTACAGGGAGTTGAAACGGTGCAGTATGTCGATGAAGCTGTCAAACGCATTGCCCAATTGCATCGGGGTTTGAATTGGATTACTTTAACAATTACAATCATTTTAACTTTGACTGCGATCGCCGTAACTACAACCACGATTCGTCTGATTGTGCTGGCGCGTCGTCGAGAAATTGAAATTATGCAGTTAGTAGGAGCAACTACAGCTTGGATTTATTTGCCGTTTATTTTGCAGGGCGTAACTTTTGGTCTGCTTGGTGGTGCGATCGCTTGGAGTTTCATTTCTCTAATTCAACAGTTTATCGGTAAGCTACTCACCAATCAACCAGAGTTTATTCAATTTATTACCAATGGTTTACAACTAACTTCCGCTCAAATTTTACTATTACCGCTAATTCTTCTGGGCTTTGGTGCGACGGTAGGTTTGATGGGTAGTTTATTTGCTGTCCGGCGTTTTGCTAGAAGTTAG